The following nucleotide sequence is from Juglans microcarpa x Juglans regia isolate MS1-56 chromosome 6D, Jm3101_v1.0, whole genome shotgun sequence.
GTTCCTCCAAGTTCTATTAACTCCAAGCTTCCATACTCCGAGCAATTCAGGTAGGAAActtttaagaattttgaaattgaaggtCACATGAACACCTGGGTGTAAAAACTGAAACAACCAAAATGTTCATTTTGGCAGATTCCTGGACAAAGCCGCAATTGTGACCCCCGGAGATGAAATAAACCCAGATGGATCAGCAACTGATCCTTGGAAACTATGCACCATGCAGCAAGTGGAGGAAGTGAAGTGCTTGTTCAGAGTGATTCCTATATGGATTGCAGCCCTCATATATTATCTTGTCATAGTTCAACAGAATACTTATGCAGTATTCCAAGCCCAGCAATCTAACAGACGCCTAGGAAACAGCAACTTCAAGATCCCAGCTGCATCCTACATTGTCTTTTTGATGCTGAGCTTGACCATTTGGATACCCATTTATGACAGAATTGTTGTCCCATTCCTCGAAAGGCTTACTGGAAAAGAAGGCGGCATCACAGTCCTCCAGAGGATGGGAATTGGCATATTTCTCTCCATTATCACTATGCTAGTATCTGCTCTGGTGGAAGGGCGTCGAAGGACAATAGCTCTAACCAAGCCAACTCTAGGAGTTGAACCAAGAAGAGGTGCTATTTCCTCAATGTCAGGTCTCTGGTTGATTCCTCAACTAACACTAGCTGGACTAGTTGAAGCATTCGCAGCTGTTGGCCAAGTTGAATTCTACTACAAGCAATTCCCTGAGAATATGAGAAGCATTGGTGGATCTCTATTATATTGTGGCATGGGAGGTTCAAGTTATTTGAGTAGTTTCCTGATATCAATTATTCATCGAACAACAAAGGGGGCTGCAACCGGGAATTGGTTGCCAGAAGATCTTAACAAGGGAAGATTGGACTACTTTTATTACACAATTGCTGCTATACAGGTGCTGAATTTTGGCTACTTTCTAGTTTGTTCAAGGTGGTACAGGTACAAAGGGACTGGCAAGGATGATACTCTTGAAGAGAAGCCTGGATCAACACAATCTGGAAAAACAATCGCCTGATGATAAACAAGTTCACAGCTAATCTTTATTGTATTaggctgtatatatatatatatatatatatatatatatatatatatatatatatatatatacacacaccatgttgaataatatttttagaggtaGTTTAAGGACCATTACTTATGTACCGACTTTATGTAGGTTCAGATCAGTTGAATAGAAAATGCCAGTTTCTGATGCAGAGTTAAGCTAAGATGCATAGTCATTTTGGTTGGTTATAAAAaggttattaaataattatagatctattattattattattaaatcaagTACTATGATTTTCctctgaaaaattatatttgcaagagCCGGTAATCACACCCTCCACACAACTAACAGAGTACGatttaggcccggtttggatataaaaaatcattttatctcatcattataatttttttaaatttctacacaaaatataataaaaaattcaacttttttaaattttaaaataaaaattatattaaaaaattatattataacaatattttatttaatttttaaccaaGCATCTTATCTAAACTTCGTAACTAAACGTGTCCTAGTTTGAAATTGAAGAGCCAACAATTTGATTAGGaatttagataagatgaaagttaaaaattaaataaaatattattttttaatattactttgattttaaaatttaaaaaatttaaattatttattgtttttatataaaaaaatttaagagatatttgtgtaacaaaataaaatggtcGGAATGCATGTTGAAGTTGGATTATCACAtattaaaaagaatgaaaatggaGCTTCTGGAGCGTTGACCAGCAGATACTAGGCTTTGTCAATGTCAGATATTATTTCAGAAAAGAAGGCCATTGTCAGATATTATTGCAAAAGCAAGTGATACACTTACCATTTGGACTGACTTTCAATCTTTTATTATCATGATCAATTGccaggaaaataaaaagagagaacagAGGTGGAAACGCTGACAGAGAGTCATCGTTTAATTATTGAAACACTGACAGAGAGTCATCCTTTTAGAATAATAATGGCACTATTATTAaccttatttaatttttttaaaattcttttatttattaattaaaaaaataattattaatgtattcatatttttttatattttttaaaaatattaaaaaatataaataaaaaaataaattttacctaAGGACACAATTGCTGCGCGGCATcctaatagtattttttaaaatttgtagaaAGGATAATGTTTTTTGAACCATTGATGATAccatttttgtttggtttttaaaataatttttcttaataattaagtaataatttttataaaaaaaatatttataaatgtttaaaatatatataaaataaaataccctTGTCGGTAGGACTGTGTCCTGTAGCATCATCCAAAAACGTCCAAAATAGAGTAGGAGCTAAAGCATTGTACGTCTTTGATTCTGAAACCaccgtgtgtgtgtatatatataccagtAGTAATGAAACGTTCAGGGAGAGAAAATATACatgttcatttatatatatatatatatatgaactatatatagatagaaaagTAAATTAGTATACACACAAATGGACGTTTGCATAGTTGGGTGAAAcagtttttttacaaaaataatatggtttttacaagaaaatttgattgataaataatttaatgcatagaaacaaaaacaaaatttgatacaagtttataaaataaagtatcAAACATGCCTAATGTCAATTGTGTTTgatacaaatttataaaataaagtggTACACACATCATAGATGAatcatagtttaatatataatttctcatgTAGTGTACTTTTCTATAGGATTTATTAGGAGggtattgaattttttatgatattgcTTGAGTTGATCTATATCTGCACCAAGTTGAATCATTCAATCTTTTTGGGAAGTTTGTGTTGTAATATTCTCCAAGAATGAGTCTACCATGACTAGCTCGGCTGTAGTACCTTTCTCCTTGGGCAGTCTTCAAGAACTCATTAATGCTGACACACTATAACAACACACCACATAATACCAGTTTAGTATTAATCAAGACAAGACAAGCAACCCAAGGACAATGAAAAGcagaaaaaataaagtcaaGGCCAGAGCAAGCATTAAGCAGCAAatcacatgaaaaatataaaactcttGGATagacatctaaaaaaaaataaaaattaaatttgaattctttaaaaagaaaaaaatgaactgcataaacatttacaattttTGTCAGCCATACTTTGCACACAAGTTCCAAAATCCTGAAAGCGTATAAATAACtaacaaaaaagatttaaaactaaAGGCTAGAGattataagaataaattttcaaaaaaacaataTGAGTATTTTTCTAGAGAATCCACTCTAATATTTGGTTTACCTAATCCAGTGTGGTTAGGTACATAACAGTCATTGCAATTGCAACTGCATggtcaaaaaatataagatcaaaCAAAGAGTGTAAAATGAGGAtcttatcaaattattaattttttgaaacaatatGATTACAAACTTAAGAAATTGCCTatagagaaaattttgagaCAAGCTAGGGTTCACGTATCTGgtatataaaagaaaaccaTTATTCTTACTCTAGAccagaaaaaattatatgagtaCAAGTCAAGCATGCATAGTAGCAGATACTCTAAAATCTAAGGTTTTAATGTCTATAAGAATGCGCATAACTACACATATCTCTTTGAACAAAAGAGTAATACTCTCTTTGGATTTAGACACTATCGAAATAGAAGAATGTGCATAACTACACATATCAGGCACTCATTGGAAAATTACATCTGATAATTCAGATTTATCCTTTAGCAATTAACTGAAAGAGCAAGagaatgaaaataattgtttgTGAAAGAAAGTAAAGCACTTTATCACCTATTTTAGGTCCCACAAGGGAAAAAAGTAAAACACTTTGTCCCATTACATGCCATAAAggaaaagtcaaagaaaaaaaaaaaggctaaaagACTAAAGCATAAATGGGTATTGACTGTAATGTCCAAGTCACTTGAGCCccatgataaaattttaaacacaaTCGAAAGGATAGTCACAATCGTtataaatgagataaataatattatcatatataatgttgGGGCAAGCAATACAAAGATATTATGAACTTAAACAAAACACCAGTCAACTTACATTTAATGTTGGGATGGCTACGATAACAAGGCTAGTAAATGCCACAGAAGTTTGAACATGATAAAATTAACTTACGATcacaaataataacaaaatcaacATAAATCATGGACAATTACAGTCAAACTTAAGCTTCCAGGCATGTCATGAATATATAGCACACTTAATGACTATCATAAGTTTGATTACAACATATTCAAATGAATCAAACCATAACAAATTCTTCTAGTGCATCCAAAAGAAGAAACTAATTTATCACTAATTTCTAATATGACTTCCTATAAAGTACCATAGAACAAATAACACTCTTTTGAAAAATCACATCTTCTTCGGATTTCCATAACAAGAAAGGCGTGTGTCCCcagttgtctttttttttttttttttttttttttttttttttttttttttttttgtggtgttGGTGAGGAGGGGGGGGCAATACATTTGGAGATATTGAACTCATGCAAACTTGTGACGTACCCCAATTGCAAACAAGTGTCTGAATGCTCATTTTCCTTAGATGAGGTAGAAACAATTTTGAACATGTTTGGGAAAACCTCCTCTTTTTAGGCTCAAATTCAAGGGAAACTGACTTGGAGATGCTTCTTCGTTTTTGCTCAAGCTGTTCATATTTAGGGACAATAAACATCAGTACAGTAAATTTAGGTCGTTCACATGGCTTTATGCAGAAGAAATGGTTCTGATGTGTATGTATGCATAGTTCAATCAAGTTTAATTCTCACCTGATTGCGCAGGGCCTCATTCTCCAGCATTGCCTTTTGCTCCTGAGGGTAACATAAACCCAAATCCAAGTTAATTCTAATAGAAAGTGAAGCGTAATCCAAAAGAGCAAGTTATTGATTCCTGCATTGATATTTTCGTTAGCCTCTGTTTTCGAGGTAATGAAActatacttcaaaagaaaatctcTTTATTCTGGAGTGAATGAGACACCAAATTTCCAAAAGATATAATTCTAATagcattaattttattttacaagttTCAAATTGTGGTAAATTATTGCCATCGaaagtttcaaattttctttcatgTGAATCAAATTGTGCCTAAATATGAACCATCACTACAAGGGATCAGAGAATTAGTTTAATCATGTCCTACATTTATTCACAACTGAATTCTTGAAATCAAGTCTCAAACACAAAGAGTGGTACAAAAGAATAGTCTTTCGTAGTGCTTTAACATTAAAAAGAACTCTCTTTTTCGGCCTTGTTTTGCTTTAACAAGAGAATCATAAAAAATGACTTGTGAAAATGCTTTTTAACAGGCTAGATCCTTTTTTTTAGCTTTGGATCCCAATAAGAACCTcattcaaaaaggaaaaaatggtcTGCACCCATAAAAAATTGCAAGCCTAGTTTACCTATAATCTGGACTTCTTAAGTTGCTCTAAAAGTACTTCCTCCTGCAACAATAAAGGCAATAGAGTTCCATGCAGTTTGAGAGTTTTGAAAGAAACTACATATGAAGCCAACTTTTAATTGAAAGTTtggttttcatttaaaaaaagtggaggaCTAATTGGGACTTAAATGGGTGCATAGAAAAATGTTAACAGGGTGGAATTAtggaaacaaaaagaattttgattaacactaggaaaaaaaatagtataatagCAGTGACTTTTTAATAAACGATTCACGCTTTAGAGTTAGATACACAAACcttttgttgaaaatatgcAGATTCTGAGTGCTGTAAAAGCAAAAGCTTGGTCTCCAACTCTTTGACCTTAAGGATAAATAATCCAAATttagcaataataataaaataaaaaggcataATTATCTACTATAGTTCAAGTGGGAAGCAATTTTGCTGGAGATTACTGTAGACTTCTTCCTTTCCCTTCAATCTCTCAGATAATTTCTAAAGTTGCTTCTCATATTGGTTGTGGATGGCTACCTTCAAGTTTTTTGATCTTCTCATGTAGATTTTTATGACTCTAATCTCTGCCTTTTGCCTTGCTCTCAAGGTTCTATAAGTTCTCTTCTAACTTCCTCAAATATTCATCTTTGGATTTGGATTCCTGCCttactttttcaagttttatgcAATAGTAAGAAATAAGTAAATAAgtcaaagttaaaatataacttaatcattattactataaattaaaaaagtgtgaATGGTATAGAAGAAATGTAGCTATTCATCTAGCTAGAGTTATCAGCCCTATGGATGCCGTTCATGGAGCTTTAAACAACAAAGTATTGTAGAAGATACAAAAAATAGAAGCaacaaaaaaacattaattcatctagcaacaatgaattgagatgaaacaTTTATGGTGGCATTAATTTCCAGATGTGGTTAAGCAACAAAGAAATTGTGTTGTCTTTGATATTTCAAGGTGGTCATGTCGCGAggtagagagagaaaagagaggggGTCTGAGTTGAGAGAGAAAACTCGAGAGGCAGACAAAGCCGAGAATGAGAGATGGATTTGTGTGGTCTAAAATTCTTCTGAGAAAAATATCACTAACACAACGTTACATCCCAGGATGTAAAGACTAAAATATCCTCACATAAACGAACACAAAACGTGAAacaaaaggataaaaaagacaaaacaccTAAAAAAGGGCAAGATGTACGGAGGACGACAATTCTACTGTTCACCTCTATCGCCACTTATATATtcattatagatatatatattgtaatgtCATGTCATGCAAAAAATCAGTAGTCCTTTTAATTATTACGCATTTCCTTAAAGAAATCTCTGTTTTGCTCCAAAAATTAATCCCAATTTTAGTTTGGTCACAAGTTAAAcaaatatgagataaaattCTTTGCATGGGAGCAAGCCCTCTACCTCGGCGACATGACCACCTTGTCGTATAATTAACTCCCTCGAAATGGACCAATCCACTCCTTAAAAAGCGGATTTTCTAAGCAAGGCCTCTTCCCTTCTCCCAcaataatctcatatttattgttttttaaaagaaatgcacGAGACATCCACACCGTAAGATAAGTATCATTTCTAATCAAGAAATCGAAATGAAGTGATAGAAGCTTGGATATTATTGTATCATTCGGGAGTTAAGAATAGAAACTAGgtattgaaagttgaatcaCGAACTAGTTGGGCAGGACCACATACATCTACATGAAGTAGCATCTGTTTAGGTAGATGGGCGATCCATTATTATCGTACCTTATCAACTTAGTTCTTATTCAAACAAGTAATTAAATGCTGCCTTTGCTTAATGCTTGCAATGTCAAAAACAGTTCAACAAAAAACTTGACCGAAACTACCAACTTTACGCACTGATTTTTCCTTTGAGAATTTGTCATCAGACGCATGTGTTCATCAACTTTTTAACGTTGCAACACTCATTTTGAATCTCGAACCAGAGCTCTAAGATATTGCAAATAAACATCTTTTACCCAAAAAGTCTGTAAGGCGCTCACATCACATATATTAGATAAATCATTAGCTTTTTACTGATAGGACATGACATCAAGAAATTGTTTGCTCCTGGTTTTGAAAGGAGCATACCCTTAAGGTAATGATAACTTTCCACTTGAGACTAGCTGCTTACTACCCacagattttcttttcttttcttttcttttctcttctcatgTCCCCGTCTGCTATTGTTGGCTCTTCCCATATGCAAAAATTTAACTGAGCAGATAGAACCCTTTGAAATTAAAagctcttttgttttcattttgaatttcaaaactcaaatcttgttaaagcaagaaagaaataaagtgtAACAAAGGTGTTTGAAAGAAAGCATCAAAGAGATTTCATATTGAACAAATATATTTCTGGTATTTCGAATATTTCCCTCCATACAGTAGCACTCATTTTTATAGAAGAGATGAGCAGTTACAAAATAATCATTCTAGAAGAGTCTACAATATTCCATATTGAGCAGAGTCGATCTTGGCATTCTGTTGAGAACATGCAGCGGATGCAGTGGACGTGGCTTGTGAGGTGTTATCCTCTAAGGCAGGTACACATGCTCTAATATCCCCCTGTGATTCAAGCGGCACCGGTAGGATGGTGAGGAACGTAGGTGAGCAAATCGGGCCGAGGAAAGCAACTTAGTGAAAATATCTACAATTTGTACTTTACTTGAAACAAAGGAGATAGTGAGAGTTTTGTTAGCAACACGATTACGTACAAAATGATAATCAAGATCCACAAGTTTAGTCTATGAGTGTAAAATAGGATTAGCCGAAAGATAAGTTGCaccaatattatcacataacaaATTTAGtgcttcaaaaataaaaattctcaatTCTATTAACAATGCTTGTATCCACAGAAGTTCACAAGCAATATTTGCAACTGATTTATATTCTACTTCAATAAAGGATCTAGCTATTGTCAATTGTTTCTTGGAACCCCAAGACACTAAGCGAGACCCAAAATAGACACAAAAATCACCTGTCGATTTCTGATCATGCGGGCAACCAACTCAATGAGCATCTGAAAATGTTGTAAGTTAAAGGGAgaggcagaaaaaaaaaataaaccaaggGAGGTGGTGAGTTTGAGATAACACCatcttgaataatatttttagaggcaGTTTAAGGTCCATTACTTATGTATCAACTTTATGTAGGTTCAGATTAGTTGAATAGAAAATGCCAATTTGTAATGCAAAGTTAAACTAAAGCAGGATGCATGCGTTAACATAAATGGGAAACATGGcatatgtatttttattctcCATTCTCTTGAGAGATAACACTACAAAAACTTTATGTAAAAACTTTCTACAATAACTTCTTTTTGCCTCCCGCTCTCTCTCCTAGAGTTCTCTTTGCCTTTCTCAATAGTGATCCTCGACAACTTTCTACAAACTCTCACAGTTTCTTGTCATTACCTTTATGGATATGGAGCAGCTAATTCACCAAACAGAGGCCATTTCTTGGGAAGGTTTAAATCTATCTCCTGAAAATGAACCTTCTAATGGTGACCCTGAATTAGCTCTCATCGGTAGAATAGTTGCAACTCGTCCACTGAACAGAATTTCCTTAAATGCTTCCTTCAAAGCCGCTTGGAGCTTCCTAAGTAAGTTCCACATTGAAGATCTTGACGTATACACATTTGtctttacttttcaaaatgcTAGTGATAAAAAGAGAATCCTGAGCCAAATCCCTTGGAACTTCAAAGGGCATCTCCTCATCCTTAAAAACTGTCTTGTAGAAACTACATGGAAAGAGATTCATCTCAACCCATCACCCTTCCATATTCAAATCCATGGGCTTACCAAAAACCAcacgacaaaaaaaaaaatgcttataaaATAGGGAATACCCTTGGAACCTTCTTAGGTGTGGATGTTGATCGTTTCTTATAATAAAGATGGACTTAGACATCACCAAACCTCTGAAGCAAGGACTATGGGAACCAAAGGACAACAACTTTAACACATGGGTCTCGTTTAAATATGAACGTCTTTCTGATTTTTGTTATGCCAGTGGAAGGATCGAGCACTCTCAAATTTTCTATAATTCTCTAAAGTCCAACTCAGAACAGATGCCATTTGGGCCTTGGCTACGTGCAGAATCTCCTATTTTCATGTCAACTAATCCTATTCATCGAGGTCAAGAAATAGTCCCTAGAATCTCTATGGATCTTTctccagaagaagaagaaaggactCAAGAAAGAGGGAGCCTTCCAAACATTGAAATGTTGGAAAATAGGGGTTTTGGTTTGTCGGCCCTCATTCTACCAATGTTTCCTTTAAACGAACCAATAACAGATGATTTACAGGGGAAATGAAAAGCTATTATAACAGAAGAAGACCTCTTTGTAATAGGAAATTATTTCGTTAGAGGAAAGTTGGGATAAAATTGGGATTTTCATCAAGCAGATAATCGGACCTTACACAAAGATTACTCACTCAAACCTCCGATTAGAGTTAATTCTCCCTATGAGCTTATTTCTAGCAAAAACCCAAACGAGTATCAATTCAAATCTGAAGCAAATGCAAGTGGCAAACCCAGTGGAAAATCTAAAGGCAACCTAGCGGAAAACCCAGCAAAAAATCAACTCACCTCCCAGATTTCGACAAGGCAGAAGGAAACCGAGCCAAAACTGACGTCTCCACAGATGTTCTCAGCCCCTTGCAGCGGCGTTCATAGTGGCCCTCACAGCGGCGCTCTTAATGGCACTCACAATGATGTTCCGGCATGCGAACTCCCTCAGGATTGGATGGTGAGGATGGCCCCATCGACTGTAGTCTACAGTAGCCCCTTAACTGTAATAAATGGCCCTCCAACAACCGAAACTCACTTATTCACTCCGGGTGTTAACTCTCCTCCACCAAACTTCACTCCATCAATTACTCAAGAGGACAGGGTTCTCAATCAATCTCTCCACAGGTCCTCTGCAGTAACCACACGGGGACGGACTCGAAGAATATTATCATTTCCCCATCTATAAACACTGAAGAATGGGTCTTAGTTGGTTGAAGACAAATGCGGAAGTCTTTATGCAAACTAAACTGTCTGGTTTCTCGTTGGTGGGAAATAATATTTCACAATAGATTTCAACTGATCTTTCTCTACAGGGCCCATGAGAGACAACAGAGAGCATGAAAAGCCCACTAGAAGGTATGGCCCAAAATAACAAATGGAAGTCCGATCCCCCATTCAATGCATCAAGCCCGTTGgatccaaaaccaaaacaattaaattttgtgTCTTCTATCACTTATCAACCAATTATACTAAGTGCTCCCCCGGCAGACTCAAGGCCCAACATACGATTTGTTGAGCCTTTGCTACAAGTTGGTTCTCAAGCTGGTGGTCAGGATAGCTCAACTTCACTAATCCTCATCAAAAGGGCAACTCCTTTTTTCTGACCAAGGTTCTAACCCACCTAGAACTAAAGTGTAGAAAATACTTGAGGTTGATAACCCACAGACAGGCAGCATTATCAAAGAAGCTAGAGATGAGGAAAAAGAAGCGGCTAGTTTGTTACTTTCCATTAAAACAAAAGGAGCATCATCTGGTAAggttaaaaaaacaaaggaagctACAAGATCAAAAGCATACACCAGAGCTTGATCCAAGGCATCACTAcccaaaaaattcaagaaagctGACAAGGCAGGCTCTACCATGCCTCCAGCTCTTCCATGGAGTCCCTGGTTTGGAATTGTTGGGGTCTAGCCTGCCCGAAAGCAATCAGAAGTTTAAGGgtttttataaataagtttaATCCGGATATTATCTTTTTGTCGGAAACCATGGTGTCTAATGATAGCACCTCTATTATTGTAAATAGACTAGATTTCCACCATTTTGTACACGTCCCTACCTCGAGAAAAAAAGGAGGCCTTTTGTTATCATGGTGACCAGGTGTGGATATAGAACCGGCTCATATTAATGCTAATGCTATTTCtattttggtttattctgaTCCTCTCAGTAATACTTGGTTAGTAACTTTTGTTTATGCCCCAggacaaaaacaataaaagcaAAATTCTGGACTCATTTGGATTTAACTCACGGCTCCTTTAATGGTCCATGGCTCTGCATAGGTGATTTCAACGACTTATTAGGCCAACAAGATAAATATGGTGGCAAACAAGTAACGACCTCATCCATAGGCGGCCTACAAAGTTTAATGGATTCTCATGGCCTCATTGATATTGGCTTCTCGGGGCCTATTTTCACATGGACAAATAATCAAATGGGAAATGCAATAATTAGAGAACGACTGGACCGTGGTATAGCCAATGTAAATTGGCACCTACTTTTTTCAGATGCCATTATCCAACACATAGTTTCTTTAACCTCTGATCATAATCCCCTCTTGCTTAACACTATGAAGATAAGGAAGAATCTCTCCCCTTTTAAATTTGAGGAATTCTAGATTCGAGAGGCACTCAGTAATGCTATAATTCAAGAGGTATGGAACCATCAATTGTATGGGAATCCAACTTTTATTTTGTGcaataaaattaa
It contains:
- the LOC121268917 gene encoding protein NRT1/ PTR FAMILY 2.11-like isoform X2 — encoded protein: MKSITAATMINVFNGTTNFSTLVGAFLCDTYFGRYKTLGFATVASFMGLLLIQLTAAIKKLHPPSCGSGEIDTCKGATAGQLAFLLTGFGSLIVGAAGIRPCNLAFGADQFNPETESGKRGINSFFNWYFFTFTFAQLVSLTLIVYVQSNVSWAIGLGIPAILMLISCALFFMGSKMYVKVKATGSPVTSLIQVIVVAIKKRSLKPPEQPWLSLFNYVPPSSINSKLPYSEQFRFLDKAAIVTPGDEINPDGSATDPWKLCTMQQVEEVKCLFRVIPIWIAALIYYLVIVQQNTYAVFQAQQSNRRLGNSNFKIPAASYIVFLMLSLTIWIPIYDRIVVPFLERLTGKEGGITVLQRMGIGIFLSIITMLVSALVEGRRRTIALTKPTLGVEPRRGAISSMSGLWLIPQLTLAGLVEAFAAVGQVEFYYKQFPENMRSIGGSLLYCGMGGSSYLSSFLISIIHRTTKGAATGNWLPEDLNKGRLDYFYYTIAAIQVLNFGYFLVCSRWYRYKGTGKDDTLEEKPGSTQSGKTIA
- the LOC121268917 gene encoding protein NRT1/ PTR FAMILY 2.11-like isoform X1, whose amino-acid sequence is MEKNDGGTMENNEKDVRTPEPKINYRGWRVMPFIIGNETFEKLGAIGTLSNLLIYLTSVFNMKSITAATMINVFNGTTNFSTLVGAFLCDTYFGRYKTLGFATVASFMGLLLIQLTAAIKKLHPPSCGSGEIDTCKGATAGQLAFLLTGFGSLIVGAAGIRPCNLAFGADQFNPETESGKRGINSFFNWYFFTFTFAQLVSLTLIVYVQSNVSWAIGLGIPAILMLISCALFFMGSKMYVKVKATGSPVTSLIQVIVVAIKKRSLKPPEQPWLSLFNYVPPSSINSKLPYSEQFRFLDKAAIVTPGDEINPDGSATDPWKLCTMQQVEEVKCLFRVIPIWIAALIYYLVIVQQNTYAVFQAQQSNRRLGNSNFKIPAASYIVFLMLSLTIWIPIYDRIVVPFLERLTGKEGGITVLQRMGIGIFLSIITMLVSALVEGRRRTIALTKPTLGVEPRRGAISSMSGLWLIPQLTLAGLVEAFAAVGQVEFYYKQFPENMRSIGGSLLYCGMGGSSYLSSFLISIIHRTTKGAATGNWLPEDLNKGRLDYFYYTIAAIQVLNFGYFLVCSRWYRYKGTGKDDTLEEKPGSTQSGKTIA